One genomic region from Spartobacteria bacterium encodes:
- a CDS encoding type II secretion system protein, which yields MNTRYEVVMTQKRHSGFSLVELLVVIAIIGILAALLFPAIGKMLQKAKINKARAEIKAIESAVKAYMNEYSQPPNISPKDYESDFCYGDATTAKCVRNNILYATLSTSSTDMDEKYRDVVEEYETYVKGDDFDRNPRKIRFLEMETSSKDTQGHDDYNMLDPWGNQYQITVDTSFDNTASDMKFDYDGKELPGYSVAVWSAGPSGFLEDKKFPKKPDSWYLNDNICSWGNPTNVVSRD from the coding sequence ATGAACACGCGATACGAGGTTGTTATGACGCAAAAGCGGCACTCCGGTTTTTCATTGGTGGAATTGTTGGTGGTCATTGCCATCATAGGAATTTTAGCGGCTCTTCTTTTCCCTGCTATCGGCAAAATGCTCCAAAAAGCCAAAATTAATAAGGCCCGCGCCGAAATCAAAGCCATCGAATCCGCCGTCAAAGCCTACATGAATGAATACAGTCAGCCGCCGAATATCTCTCCTAAAGATTATGAGAGTGATTTCTGTTATGGCGATGCAACTACAGCAAAGTGTGTCCGAAACAATATTCTGTATGCCACGTTGAGCACTTCCAGCACGGATATGGATGAGAAATACCGAGATGTTGTCGAAGAGTATGAGACCTATGTCAAAGGAGATGATTTCGACCGAAACCCCCGCAAAATCCGTTTCCTCGAAATGGAGACAAGCAGCAAAGATACGCAAGGCCATGACGATTACAACATGCTGGATCCCTGGGGCAATCAGTACCAGATCACCGTCGACACCAGTTTCGACAACACCGCCAGTGATATGAAATTTGATTACGACGGAAAAGAGTTGCCTGGCTACTCCGTCGCCGTCTGGTCTGCCGGTCCGAGCGGATTCCTGGAAGATAAGAAATTTCCGAAAAAGCCGGATTCCTGGTATCTGAACGACAACATTTGTTCTTGGGGTAACCCAACAAATGTAGTGAGCCGTGATTAG
- a CDS encoding prepilin-type N-terminal cleavage/methylation domain-containing protein, whose translation MSFMPRRRNKGFTLIELMVVIAIMGLVMTLAIPAFKGIGAGMKMNGALNNLRNTILLARQRAITKKQEVWFCIAKKTEANAANQYYVYSKTHGKTVTETNTLPSGIYFDWDKTSVRLYDDVMGADDILYISFDPRGKNKKGMAGSKVYLYEGYATSDGNALINTNTSNQINALNVNWVGSVEVVRK comes from the coding sequence ATGTCTTTCATGCCACGTCGCCGAAACAAGGGATTTACACTCATCGAACTCATGGTGGTCATCGCCATCATGGGCCTCGTCATGACGCTGGCCATCCCTGCCTTCAAAGGCATCGGTGCCGGCATGAAAATGAATGGAGCCCTGAATAATTTGCGCAATACCATCCTTCTCGCCCGCCAGCGCGCGATTACCAAAAAACAGGAAGTTTGGTTCTGCATTGCCAAAAAAACCGAGGCAAATGCTGCGAATCAGTATTATGTGTATTCCAAAACCCATGGCAAAACGGTTACCGAAACCAATACCCTGCCGAGCGGAATCTATTTTGACTGGGATAAAACGAGTGTTCGTCTCTACGATGATGTAATGGGCGCCGATGATATTTTGTACATAAGTTTTGATCCGCGAGGAAAAAATAAAAAGGGAATGGCCGGTAGTAAGGTCTATTTATATGAAGGATATGCTACGTCCGATGGTAATGCGCTTATTAACACCAATACCAGCAACCAGATTAATGCATTGAATGTGAATTGGGTGGGTTCCGTCGAGGTCGTACGCAAGTGA